One Halobacterium sp. DL1 DNA window includes the following coding sequences:
- a CDS encoding crotonase, with the protein MQPEDFETIDWRFDEETGVGRIILDRPDKLNALSKQCCDEIIEGLEAFEGLDRQGLYEEDDGVKTRIVVLEGAGDDAFCVGSDVDEFHDVKPGVFNFNPMFTRVEEFPAPVVAKIDGYCLGGGLELALTCDFRIASEDSQFGFPEIQLGIMPGDGGTQRLPEIVGPSRTKELAMTAEHIDAAEALDDGIVDYVHTSADLETEVVEFAERIAEQPPLAVRAIKDAVNISQETNLRTGRYYERRAGNWLTATEDHEEGVEAFEEKRDPEWKGQ; encoded by the coding sequence GTGCAACCAGAGGACTTCGAGACGATAGATTGGCGTTTCGACGAGGAAACGGGCGTCGGGCGGATCATACTCGACCGTCCAGACAAACTCAACGCACTCTCCAAGCAGTGCTGTGACGAGATAATCGAGGGGCTGGAGGCGTTCGAGGGCCTCGACCGGCAGGGTCTCTACGAGGAGGACGACGGCGTCAAGACCCGCATCGTCGTCCTCGAGGGCGCTGGCGACGACGCGTTCTGCGTGGGGTCGGACGTCGACGAGTTCCACGACGTGAAACCGGGCGTGTTCAACTTCAACCCGATGTTCACGCGCGTCGAGGAGTTCCCCGCCCCCGTCGTCGCGAAGATCGACGGCTACTGTCTCGGGGGCGGTCTCGAACTCGCGCTGACCTGTGACTTCCGCATCGCCAGCGAGGACAGCCAGTTCGGATTCCCCGAGATCCAGCTTGGCATCATGCCCGGCGACGGCGGTACCCAGCGCCTCCCGGAGATCGTCGGTCCGAGTCGTACCAAGGAACTCGCCATGACGGCCGAGCACATCGACGCGGCGGAGGCGCTGGACGACGGTATCGTGGACTACGTGCACACGTCGGCGGACCTCGAGACGGAGGTCGTCGAGTTCGCCGAGCGCATCGCCGAGCAGCCCCCGCTCGCCGTGCGAGCGATCAAGGACGCGGTGAACATCTCCCAGGAGACGAACCTCCGCACCGGGCGGTACTACGAGCGCCGCGCGGGCAACTGGCTCACGGCCACCGAGGACCACGAGGAGGGCGTCGAAGCGTTCGAGGAGAAGCGCGATCCCGAGTGGAAGGGGCAGTGA
- a CDS encoding glycosyl hydrolase family 88, with translation MTAPLSELTSRVAEHTVDWDMEMGIDWEKACLIDGLLATGEQPERTREIVDRCIETQTSEGQFSYGSLDPLHLDWAAEWTIGEYQSVPDPAAIGHGVLELYDRTGDDYYLDAARRQIEYLRDVERTSEGGIPQQRGELSLAVDGLWMVCPFLARYGVLADDPDAVDDAIKQFEVQRKHLQDPHTGLFRHTWMEQPNSYVQSSFWSRGIGWAICALVDTIEFVPDDHEGHEIMAEMLREACSAMVDLQDDTGFWHNIVDDHEEPLETSGTLMAAYAFKRGLELGVLEGEEYETAADRAMQVCKGVVDEDGEVRRVALVPGGPEAPIGVTLHGQGLFLMAASCFE, from the coding sequence ATGACAGCACCACTGTCAGAGCTTACTAGCCGCGTCGCAGAGCACACCGTAGACTGGGACATGGAGATGGGCATCGACTGGGAGAAGGCGTGCCTCATCGACGGCCTCCTCGCGACAGGGGAACAGCCCGAACGAACGCGGGAGATCGTCGACCGCTGTATCGAGACCCAGACCAGCGAGGGCCAGTTCTCCTACGGTTCGCTGGACCCGCTCCACCTCGACTGGGCGGCGGAGTGGACTATCGGTGAGTACCAGTCCGTCCCCGACCCGGCGGCAATCGGCCACGGCGTCCTCGAACTGTACGACCGGACGGGTGACGACTACTACCTCGACGCCGCACGGAGACAGATCGAGTACCTCCGCGACGTCGAACGCACCAGTGAGGGCGGAATCCCCCAGCAGCGCGGCGAGCTCTCACTCGCCGTCGACGGCCTGTGGATGGTCTGTCCGTTCCTCGCGCGCTACGGCGTGCTCGCGGACGACCCCGACGCCGTCGACGACGCGATCAAACAGTTCGAGGTCCAGCGCAAGCACCTGCAGGACCCCCATACGGGGCTGTTCCGGCACACGTGGATGGAGCAACCGAACTCCTACGTCCAGAGCAGCTTCTGGTCGCGCGGCATCGGGTGGGCGATCTGCGCACTGGTAGACACCATCGAGTTCGTTCCGGACGACCACGAAGGCCATGAGATCATGGCGGAGATGCTCCGAGAGGCCTGTTCGGCGATGGTCGACCTCCAGGACGACACTGGCTTCTGGCACAACATCGTCGACGACCACGAGGAGCCCCTGGAGACGTCCGGCACGCTGATGGCGGCGTACGCGTTCAAACGCGGGCTCGAACTCGGTGTGCTCGAGGGGGAGGAGTACGAGACGGCCGCCGATCGGGCCATGCAGGTCTGTAAGGGTGTCGTGGACGAAGACGGCGAGGTCCGTCGCGTCGCACTGGTTCCCGGCGGTCCCGAGGCCCCCATCGGCGTCACGCTCCACGGGCAGGGGCTGTTCCTCATGGCCGCGAGCTGCTTCGAATGA